In Phyllopteryx taeniolatus isolate TA_2022b chromosome 22, UOR_Ptae_1.2, whole genome shotgun sequence, one DNA window encodes the following:
- the ppp1r12a gene encoding protein phosphatase 1 regulatory subunit 12A isoform X9: MKMADAKQKRNEQLKRWLGSETDLEPPILKKKKTKVKFDDGAVFLAACSSGDTEEVLRMLDRGADINYANVDGLTALHQACIDDNPDMVTFLVAHGASINQPDNEGWIPLHAAASCGYLGIAEYLIGHGASVGVVNSEGETPLDIAEEEAMEELLQNEINRQGVDIEAARKEEERVMLRDARQWVNSGQIQDIRHAKSGGTALHVAAAKGYVEVLKLLIQAGYDVNIKDYDGWTPLHAAAHWGKEEACRILVENLCDMDVINKMGQTPFDVSDEDVLGYLEELQKKQNLLISEKKEDKKSPLIETTTTGDNNQPLKPLKSKEMLLLEPEKTAPRIETLEPEKVDEEEEEEEGKKDESSCSSEEEEEEDSESENEADKSKPSASVGNSTTPARGGITGSSPASPTNQLTGPSSPTKKFDYVAPLMPVAEPGCPALWRQGLRKTGISLVPKKATVATQPAAKVSAKVEEERKDESPASWRLGLRKTGSYGALAEITATKEAQREKDTTTGVMRSASSPRLSSSLDNKDKEKEKDKGTRLAYVAPTIPRRLASTSDIDEKENRDSAALIRSGSYTRRRWDDDLKNSEGTTSTNRTSSYQRSTSHTLALGRSGSTRDVPAKSSSTSSLDPNTCHTKPWQPPASHYQSYSIYRSGSFGRRYDALSSSTTATTPASTLSSWSSSTTTTTTTTTTTTSSSVTSPTGHRGLGSASTRAGSAGLTSRYWSEESAEREKDKERESATVIPTINTGSTTTAIGTSGINTATTGTGPERRRSYLTPVRDEESESQRKARSRQARQSRRSTQGVTLTDLQEAEKTIGRSRTPKSREEEKQDKEKQEEKKEYESKEDDYRPKYRSFEDRYRISSTTSSSSISTLSTASAPSYSSTALTSSSGCLNRPNSLTGITSSYSRSSRDTEKEMDKKEEEKEGDDKSQPRSIRDRRRPREKRRSTGVSFWTQDGDDNDPDRQSDSEEGSVKGEVQVDRLSRNDGGSAASSLDRNDSLLGYGESRRTYSSRLDRDDTTDYKKVDSIPSGVRVCVTDGFLFYFGSQLYEQILAENEKLKAQLRDTDLELADLKLQLEKATQRQERYADRSQLEMEKRVTSRPQYHLGAGKTSSRKENF, translated from the exons CCCTCCACCAG GCGTGCATAGACGACAACCCGGACATGGTGACGTTCCTGGTGGCGCACGGGGCCAGCATCAACCAACCCGACAACGAGGGCTGGATCCCCCTCCACGCCGCCGCGTCCTGCGGGTACCTGGGCATCGCAGA GTACCTCATCGGCCACGGGGCCAGCGTGGGCGTGGTGAACAGCGAGGGCGAGACGCCGCTGGACATCGCCGAGGAGGAGGCCATGGAGGAGCTCCTGCAGAACGAGATCAACCGGCAAG GCGTGGACATCGAGGCGGCCCGCAAGGAGGAGGAGCGCGTCATGCTGCGAGACGCTCGCCAGTGGGTCAACAGCGGCCAGATCCAGGACATCCGGCACGCCAAATCCGGAGGAACGGCGCTCCACGTCGCCGCCGCCAAGGGCTACGTGGAGGTTTTAAA GCTTTTAATCCAAGCAGGGTATGATGTAAATATTAAGGACTACGACGGGTGGACTCCGCTACACGCGGCGGCGCACTGGGGCAAGGAGGAGGCCTGCAGGATACTGGTGGAGAACCTTTGCGACATGGACGTCATCAATAAAATG GGCCAGACGCCTTTTGACGTCTCGGACGAAGACGTTCTGGGATACTTGGAAGAGctgcaaaagaaacaaaatctg CTGATAAGTGAGAAGAAGGAAGACAAGAAGTCCCCACTGATTGAAACCACCACCACGGGGGACAACAACCAACCACTGAAACCACTCAAGAG CAAAGAAATGCTACTGCTGGAGCCAGAGAAGACCGCCCCGCGGATCGAGACCCTGGAGCCCGAGAAggtggacgaggaggaggaggaagaggagggcaaAAAGGACGAGTCCAGCTGTTccagcgaggaggaggaggaggaagattcGGAGTCGGAGAACGAAGCGG ATAAGAGCAAACCCTCGGCGTCCGTGGGCAACAGCACGACGCCCGCCCGGGGCGGCATCACCGGGTCCTCTCCCGCCAGTCCTACCAACCAGCTGACCGGCCCCTCGTCGCCCACTAAGAAG TTTGATTATGTTGCCCCCCTCATGCCCGTGGCCGAGCCCGGCTGTCCCGCATTGTGGCGTCAAGGCTTGCGCAAAACTGGCATTTCTCTAGTGCCCAAAAAAGCCACG GTCGCCACCCAACCCGCCGCCAAGGTCTCGGCCAAAGTGGAGGAGGAGCGCAAGGACGAGTCGCCGGCGTCGTGGCGCCTGGGCCTGCGGAAGACGGGCAGCTACGGGGCGCTGGCGGAGATCACGGCCACCAAAGAGGCGCAGCGGGAGAAGGACACCACCACGGGGGTGATGCGCTCGGCCTCCAGCCCGCGCCTCTCCTCCTCGCTggacaacaaagacaaagagaAG GAGAAGGACAAGGGAACTCGGCTCGCCTACGTGGCACCAACCATTCCCAGGAGACTGGCCAGTACATCGGACATCGACGAGAAGGAAAACAG GGACTCTGCCGCGCTGATCCGTAGCGGCTCCTACACCCGGCGGCGCTGGGACGATGACCTGAAGAACAGCGAAGGGACCACCTCCACAAACAGAACCTCCAGCTACCAGCGGAG CACGTCCCACACGCTAGCGCTAGGGCGGAGCGGCAGCACGCGGGACGTGCCGGCAAAGTCTTCGTCCACCTCCAGCTTGGACCCTAACACCTGTCACACTAAACCCTGGCAGCCGCCCGCCTCCCACTACCAGTCGTACAGCATTTACCGCAG CGGCTCTTTCGGCAGACGATACGACGCCTTGAGCTCCTCGACGACCGCCACCACCCCCGCCTCCACCTTGTCCTCCTggtcctcctccaccaccaccaccacaacaaccaccaccaccaccacctcatCATCGGTTACCTCGCCCACCGGGCACCGCGGCCTGGGCTCCGCCTCCACCCGCGCTGGCTCCGCCGGTCTCACCAGCAG GTACTGGTCAGAGGAGAGCGCAGAGAGGGAAAAGGACAAGGAGCGGGAGTCGGCCACGGTCATCCCCACCATAAACACTGGCTCTACCACCACCGCCATCGGCACGTCCGGCATTAACACCGCCACCACGGGCACGGGCCCCGAACGACGCAG gtcaTACCTGACACCCGTACGGGACGAGGAGTCCGAGTCCCAGCGGAAAGCTCGCTCCAGGCAGGCCCGCCAGTCGAGGAGGTCCACGCAG GGCGTCACTCTGACCGACCTGCAAGAGGCCGAGAAGACCATCGGCAGGAGTCGCACCCCGAAGAGCCGCGAGGAGGAGAAGCAGGACAAGGAGAAgcaggaggagaagaaggagtACGAATCCAAGGAGGACGACTACCGACCAAAGTATCGCAGCTTTGAAGAC CGCTACCGCATCTCCTCCACCACCTCGTCGTCCTCCATTTCCACGCTCAGCACTGCCTCGGCCCCGTCTTACTCCAGCACCGCGTTGACCTCCAGCTCCGGCTGCCTCAACAGGCCCAACAGCCTGACGGGCATCACCTCCTCCTACAGCCGCTCCTCCAGGGACACCGAGAAAG aaatggacaaaaaggaggaggagaaggagggcgACGACAAGTCTCAGCCTCGCTCCATCCGGGATCGCAGGCGGCCCCGCGAGAAGCGACGATCCACCGGCGTCTCTTTTTGGACCCAAGAT GGGGATGACAACGACCCTGACCGGCAGTCCGACTCGGAGGAGGGCAGCGTCAAGGGAGAGGTGCAG GTGGACCGGTTGTCCAG GAACGACGGCGGCAGCGCGGCGTCCTCCCTGGACCGCAACGACTCGCTGCTCGGCTACGGCGAGAGTCGGAGGACTTACTCCAGCCGGCTGGACAGAGACGACACCACCGACTACAAGAAGGTGGACTCGATCCCGTCCGGCGTGCGCGTTTGTGTTACGGATGGCTTCTTGTTCTATTTTGGCTCTCAGCTCTACGAGCAGATCTTGGCTGAGAACGAGAAGCTGAAGGCGCAGTTACGCGACACGGACCTGGAGCTGGCCGACTTGAAGCTGCAACTGGAGAAGGCCACGCAG AGGCAGGAACGCTACGCCGACAGGTCGCAGCTTGAGATGGAGAAAAGG GTAACGAGCAGGCCTCAGTATCATCTGGGCGCTG GAAAGACGAGCTCTCGAAAGGAAAATTTCTGA
- the ppp1r12a gene encoding protein phosphatase 1 regulatory subunit 12A isoform X6, with protein MKMADAKQKRNEQLKRWLGSETDLEPPILKKKKTKVKFDDGAVFLAACSSGDTEEVLRMLDRGADINYANVDGLTALHQACIDDNPDMVTFLVAHGASINQPDNEGWIPLHAAASCGYLGIAEYLIGHGASVGVVNSEGETPLDIAEEEAMEELLQNEINRQGVDIEAARKEEERVMLRDARQWVNSGQIQDIRHAKSGGTALHVAAAKGYVEVLKLLIQAGYDVNIKDYDGWTPLHAAAHWGKEEACRILVENLCDMDVINKMGQTPFDVSDEDVLGYLEELQKKQNLLISEKKEDKKSPLIETTTTGDNNQPLKPLKSKEMLLLEPEKTAPRIETLEPEKVDEEEEEEEGKKDESSCSSEEEEEEDSESENEADKSKPSASVGNSTTPARGGITGSSPASPTNQLTGPSSPTKKVATQPAAKVSAKVEEERKDESPASWRLGLRKTGSYGALAEITATKEAQREKDTTTGVMRSASSPRLSSSLDNKDKEKEKDKGTRLAYVAPTIPRRLASTSDIDEKENRDSAALIRSGSYTRRRWDDDLKNSEGTTSTNRTSSYQRSTSHTLALGRSGSTRDVPAKSSSTSSLDPNTCHTKPWQPPASHYQSYSIYRSGSFGRRYDALSSSTTATTPASTLSSWSSSTTTTTTTTTTTTSSSVTSPTGHRGLGSASTRAGSAGLTSRYWSEESAEREKDKERESATVIPTINTGSTTTAIGTSGINTATTGTGPERRRSYLTPVRDEESESQRKARSRQARQSRRSTQGVTLTDLQEAEKTIGRSRTPKSREEEKQDKEKQEEKKEYESKEDDYRPKYRSFEDRYRISSTTSSSSISTLSTASAPSYSSTALTSSSGCLNRPNSLTGITSSYSRSSRDTEKEMDKKEEEKEGDDKSQPRSIRDRRRPREKRRSTGVSFWTQDGDDNDPDRQSDSEEGSVKGEVQVDRLSRNDGGSAASSLDRNDSLLGYGESRRTYSSRLDRDDTTDYKKVDSIPSGVRVCVTDGFLFYFGSQLYEQILAENEKLKAQLRDTDLELADLKLQLEKATQRQERYADRSQLEMEKRERRALERKISEMEEELKNLPQVKQVQALRQVKERLQAENRALARVVAKLSRAARSQPPPVDL; from the exons CCCTCCACCAG GCGTGCATAGACGACAACCCGGACATGGTGACGTTCCTGGTGGCGCACGGGGCCAGCATCAACCAACCCGACAACGAGGGCTGGATCCCCCTCCACGCCGCCGCGTCCTGCGGGTACCTGGGCATCGCAGA GTACCTCATCGGCCACGGGGCCAGCGTGGGCGTGGTGAACAGCGAGGGCGAGACGCCGCTGGACATCGCCGAGGAGGAGGCCATGGAGGAGCTCCTGCAGAACGAGATCAACCGGCAAG GCGTGGACATCGAGGCGGCCCGCAAGGAGGAGGAGCGCGTCATGCTGCGAGACGCTCGCCAGTGGGTCAACAGCGGCCAGATCCAGGACATCCGGCACGCCAAATCCGGAGGAACGGCGCTCCACGTCGCCGCCGCCAAGGGCTACGTGGAGGTTTTAAA GCTTTTAATCCAAGCAGGGTATGATGTAAATATTAAGGACTACGACGGGTGGACTCCGCTACACGCGGCGGCGCACTGGGGCAAGGAGGAGGCCTGCAGGATACTGGTGGAGAACCTTTGCGACATGGACGTCATCAATAAAATG GGCCAGACGCCTTTTGACGTCTCGGACGAAGACGTTCTGGGATACTTGGAAGAGctgcaaaagaaacaaaatctg CTGATAAGTGAGAAGAAGGAAGACAAGAAGTCCCCACTGATTGAAACCACCACCACGGGGGACAACAACCAACCACTGAAACCACTCAAGAG CAAAGAAATGCTACTGCTGGAGCCAGAGAAGACCGCCCCGCGGATCGAGACCCTGGAGCCCGAGAAggtggacgaggaggaggaggaagaggagggcaaAAAGGACGAGTCCAGCTGTTccagcgaggaggaggaggaggaagattcGGAGTCGGAGAACGAAGCGG ATAAGAGCAAACCCTCGGCGTCCGTGGGCAACAGCACGACGCCCGCCCGGGGCGGCATCACCGGGTCCTCTCCCGCCAGTCCTACCAACCAGCTGACCGGCCCCTCGTCGCCCACTAAGAAG GTCGCCACCCAACCCGCCGCCAAGGTCTCGGCCAAAGTGGAGGAGGAGCGCAAGGACGAGTCGCCGGCGTCGTGGCGCCTGGGCCTGCGGAAGACGGGCAGCTACGGGGCGCTGGCGGAGATCACGGCCACCAAAGAGGCGCAGCGGGAGAAGGACACCACCACGGGGGTGATGCGCTCGGCCTCCAGCCCGCGCCTCTCCTCCTCGCTggacaacaaagacaaagagaAG GAGAAGGACAAGGGAACTCGGCTCGCCTACGTGGCACCAACCATTCCCAGGAGACTGGCCAGTACATCGGACATCGACGAGAAGGAAAACAG GGACTCTGCCGCGCTGATCCGTAGCGGCTCCTACACCCGGCGGCGCTGGGACGATGACCTGAAGAACAGCGAAGGGACCACCTCCACAAACAGAACCTCCAGCTACCAGCGGAG CACGTCCCACACGCTAGCGCTAGGGCGGAGCGGCAGCACGCGGGACGTGCCGGCAAAGTCTTCGTCCACCTCCAGCTTGGACCCTAACACCTGTCACACTAAACCCTGGCAGCCGCCCGCCTCCCACTACCAGTCGTACAGCATTTACCGCAG CGGCTCTTTCGGCAGACGATACGACGCCTTGAGCTCCTCGACGACCGCCACCACCCCCGCCTCCACCTTGTCCTCCTggtcctcctccaccaccaccaccacaacaaccaccaccaccaccacctcatCATCGGTTACCTCGCCCACCGGGCACCGCGGCCTGGGCTCCGCCTCCACCCGCGCTGGCTCCGCCGGTCTCACCAGCAG GTACTGGTCAGAGGAGAGCGCAGAGAGGGAAAAGGACAAGGAGCGGGAGTCGGCCACGGTCATCCCCACCATAAACACTGGCTCTACCACCACCGCCATCGGCACGTCCGGCATTAACACCGCCACCACGGGCACGGGCCCCGAACGACGCAG gtcaTACCTGACACCCGTACGGGACGAGGAGTCCGAGTCCCAGCGGAAAGCTCGCTCCAGGCAGGCCCGCCAGTCGAGGAGGTCCACGCAG GGCGTCACTCTGACCGACCTGCAAGAGGCCGAGAAGACCATCGGCAGGAGTCGCACCCCGAAGAGCCGCGAGGAGGAGAAGCAGGACAAGGAGAAgcaggaggagaagaaggagtACGAATCCAAGGAGGACGACTACCGACCAAAGTATCGCAGCTTTGAAGAC CGCTACCGCATCTCCTCCACCACCTCGTCGTCCTCCATTTCCACGCTCAGCACTGCCTCGGCCCCGTCTTACTCCAGCACCGCGTTGACCTCCAGCTCCGGCTGCCTCAACAGGCCCAACAGCCTGACGGGCATCACCTCCTCCTACAGCCGCTCCTCCAGGGACACCGAGAAAG aaatggacaaaaaggaggaggagaaggagggcgACGACAAGTCTCAGCCTCGCTCCATCCGGGATCGCAGGCGGCCCCGCGAGAAGCGACGATCCACCGGCGTCTCTTTTTGGACCCAAGAT GGGGATGACAACGACCCTGACCGGCAGTCCGACTCGGAGGAGGGCAGCGTCAAGGGAGAGGTGCAG GTGGACCGGTTGTCCAG GAACGACGGCGGCAGCGCGGCGTCCTCCCTGGACCGCAACGACTCGCTGCTCGGCTACGGCGAGAGTCGGAGGACTTACTCCAGCCGGCTGGACAGAGACGACACCACCGACTACAAGAAGGTGGACTCGATCCCGTCCGGCGTGCGCGTTTGTGTTACGGATGGCTTCTTGTTCTATTTTGGCTCTCAGCTCTACGAGCAGATCTTGGCTGAGAACGAGAAGCTGAAGGCGCAGTTACGCGACACGGACCTGGAGCTGGCCGACTTGAAGCTGCAACTGGAGAAGGCCACGCAG AGGCAGGAACGCTACGCCGACAGGTCGCAGCTTGAGATGGAGAAAAGG GAAAGACGAGCTCTCGAAAGGAAAATTTCTGAGATGGAGGAGGAACTCAAG AACCTCCCGCAGGTAAAGCAGGTTCAGGCTCTGCGTCAGGTTAAGGAGCGGCTGCAGGCCGAGAACCGGGCGCTGGCCCGCGTGGTGGCGAAGCTCTCGCGGGCCGCCCGCAGCCAGCCGCCCCCCGTCGACCTCTAA
- the ppp1r12a gene encoding protein phosphatase 1 regulatory subunit 12A isoform X1, which produces MKMADAKQKRNEQLKRWLGSETDLEPPILKKKKTKVKFDDGAVFLAACSSGDTEEVLRMLDRGADINYANVDGLTALHQACIDDNPDMVTFLVAHGASINQPDNEGWIPLHAAASCGYLGIAEYLIGHGASVGVVNSEGETPLDIAEEEAMEELLQNEINRQGVDIEAARKEEERVMLRDARQWVNSGQIQDIRHAKSGGTALHVAAAKGYVEVLKLLIQAGYDVNIKDYDGWTPLHAAAHWGKEEACRILVENLCDMDVINKMGQTPFDVSDEDVLGYLEELQKKQNLLISEKKEDKKSPLIETTTTGDNNQPLKPLKSKEMLLLEPEKTAPRIETLEPEKVDEEEEEEEGKKDESSCSSEEEEEEDSESENEADKSKPSASVGNSTTPARGGITGSSPASPTNQLTGPSSPTKKFDYVAPLMPVAEPGCPALWRQGLRKTGISLVPKKATVATQPAAKVSAKVEEERKDESPASWRLGLRKTGSYGALAEITATKEAQREKDTTTGVMRSASSPRLSSSLDNKDKEKEKDKGTRLAYVAPTIPRRLASTSDIDEKENRDSAALIRSGSYTRRRWDDDLKNSEGTTSTNRTSSYQRSTSHTLALGRSGSTRDVPAKSSSTSSLDPNTCHTKPWQPPASHYQSYSIYRSGSFGRRYDALSSSTTATTPASTLSSWSSSTTTTTTTTTTTTSSSVTSPTGHRGLGSASTRAGSAGLTSRYWSEESAEREKDKERESATVIPTINTGSTTTAIGTSGINTATTGTGPERRRSYLTPVRDEESESQRKARSRQARQSRRSTQGVTLTDLQEAEKTIGRSRTPKSREEEKQDKEKQEEKKEYESKEDDYRPKYRSFEDRYRISSTTSSSSISTLSTASAPSYSSTALTSSSGCLNRPNSLTGITSSYSRSSRDTEKEMDKKEEEKEGDDKSQPRSIRDRRRPREKRRSTGVSFWTQDGDDNDPDRQSDSEEGSVKGEVQVDRLSRNDGGSAASSLDRNDSLLGYGESRRTYSSRLDRDDTTDYKKVDSIPSGVRVCVTDGFLFYFGSQLYEQILAENEKLKAQLRDTDLELADLKLQLEKATQRQERYADRSQLEMEKRERRALERKISEMEEELKNLPQVKQVQALRQVKERLQAENRALARVVAKLSRAARSQPPPVDL; this is translated from the exons CCCTCCACCAG GCGTGCATAGACGACAACCCGGACATGGTGACGTTCCTGGTGGCGCACGGGGCCAGCATCAACCAACCCGACAACGAGGGCTGGATCCCCCTCCACGCCGCCGCGTCCTGCGGGTACCTGGGCATCGCAGA GTACCTCATCGGCCACGGGGCCAGCGTGGGCGTGGTGAACAGCGAGGGCGAGACGCCGCTGGACATCGCCGAGGAGGAGGCCATGGAGGAGCTCCTGCAGAACGAGATCAACCGGCAAG GCGTGGACATCGAGGCGGCCCGCAAGGAGGAGGAGCGCGTCATGCTGCGAGACGCTCGCCAGTGGGTCAACAGCGGCCAGATCCAGGACATCCGGCACGCCAAATCCGGAGGAACGGCGCTCCACGTCGCCGCCGCCAAGGGCTACGTGGAGGTTTTAAA GCTTTTAATCCAAGCAGGGTATGATGTAAATATTAAGGACTACGACGGGTGGACTCCGCTACACGCGGCGGCGCACTGGGGCAAGGAGGAGGCCTGCAGGATACTGGTGGAGAACCTTTGCGACATGGACGTCATCAATAAAATG GGCCAGACGCCTTTTGACGTCTCGGACGAAGACGTTCTGGGATACTTGGAAGAGctgcaaaagaaacaaaatctg CTGATAAGTGAGAAGAAGGAAGACAAGAAGTCCCCACTGATTGAAACCACCACCACGGGGGACAACAACCAACCACTGAAACCACTCAAGAG CAAAGAAATGCTACTGCTGGAGCCAGAGAAGACCGCCCCGCGGATCGAGACCCTGGAGCCCGAGAAggtggacgaggaggaggaggaagaggagggcaaAAAGGACGAGTCCAGCTGTTccagcgaggaggaggaggaggaagattcGGAGTCGGAGAACGAAGCGG ATAAGAGCAAACCCTCGGCGTCCGTGGGCAACAGCACGACGCCCGCCCGGGGCGGCATCACCGGGTCCTCTCCCGCCAGTCCTACCAACCAGCTGACCGGCCCCTCGTCGCCCACTAAGAAG TTTGATTATGTTGCCCCCCTCATGCCCGTGGCCGAGCCCGGCTGTCCCGCATTGTGGCGTCAAGGCTTGCGCAAAACTGGCATTTCTCTAGTGCCCAAAAAAGCCACG GTCGCCACCCAACCCGCCGCCAAGGTCTCGGCCAAAGTGGAGGAGGAGCGCAAGGACGAGTCGCCGGCGTCGTGGCGCCTGGGCCTGCGGAAGACGGGCAGCTACGGGGCGCTGGCGGAGATCACGGCCACCAAAGAGGCGCAGCGGGAGAAGGACACCACCACGGGGGTGATGCGCTCGGCCTCCAGCCCGCGCCTCTCCTCCTCGCTggacaacaaagacaaagagaAG GAGAAGGACAAGGGAACTCGGCTCGCCTACGTGGCACCAACCATTCCCAGGAGACTGGCCAGTACATCGGACATCGACGAGAAGGAAAACAG GGACTCTGCCGCGCTGATCCGTAGCGGCTCCTACACCCGGCGGCGCTGGGACGATGACCTGAAGAACAGCGAAGGGACCACCTCCACAAACAGAACCTCCAGCTACCAGCGGAG CACGTCCCACACGCTAGCGCTAGGGCGGAGCGGCAGCACGCGGGACGTGCCGGCAAAGTCTTCGTCCACCTCCAGCTTGGACCCTAACACCTGTCACACTAAACCCTGGCAGCCGCCCGCCTCCCACTACCAGTCGTACAGCATTTACCGCAG CGGCTCTTTCGGCAGACGATACGACGCCTTGAGCTCCTCGACGACCGCCACCACCCCCGCCTCCACCTTGTCCTCCTggtcctcctccaccaccaccaccacaacaaccaccaccaccaccacctcatCATCGGTTACCTCGCCCACCGGGCACCGCGGCCTGGGCTCCGCCTCCACCCGCGCTGGCTCCGCCGGTCTCACCAGCAG GTACTGGTCAGAGGAGAGCGCAGAGAGGGAAAAGGACAAGGAGCGGGAGTCGGCCACGGTCATCCCCACCATAAACACTGGCTCTACCACCACCGCCATCGGCACGTCCGGCATTAACACCGCCACCACGGGCACGGGCCCCGAACGACGCAG gtcaTACCTGACACCCGTACGGGACGAGGAGTCCGAGTCCCAGCGGAAAGCTCGCTCCAGGCAGGCCCGCCAGTCGAGGAGGTCCACGCAG GGCGTCACTCTGACCGACCTGCAAGAGGCCGAGAAGACCATCGGCAGGAGTCGCACCCCGAAGAGCCGCGAGGAGGAGAAGCAGGACAAGGAGAAgcaggaggagaagaaggagtACGAATCCAAGGAGGACGACTACCGACCAAAGTATCGCAGCTTTGAAGAC CGCTACCGCATCTCCTCCACCACCTCGTCGTCCTCCATTTCCACGCTCAGCACTGCCTCGGCCCCGTCTTACTCCAGCACCGCGTTGACCTCCAGCTCCGGCTGCCTCAACAGGCCCAACAGCCTGACGGGCATCACCTCCTCCTACAGCCGCTCCTCCAGGGACACCGAGAAAG aaatggacaaaaaggaggaggagaaggagggcgACGACAAGTCTCAGCCTCGCTCCATCCGGGATCGCAGGCGGCCCCGCGAGAAGCGACGATCCACCGGCGTCTCTTTTTGGACCCAAGAT GGGGATGACAACGACCCTGACCGGCAGTCCGACTCGGAGGAGGGCAGCGTCAAGGGAGAGGTGCAG GTGGACCGGTTGTCCAG GAACGACGGCGGCAGCGCGGCGTCCTCCCTGGACCGCAACGACTCGCTGCTCGGCTACGGCGAGAGTCGGAGGACTTACTCCAGCCGGCTGGACAGAGACGACACCACCGACTACAAGAAGGTGGACTCGATCCCGTCCGGCGTGCGCGTTTGTGTTACGGATGGCTTCTTGTTCTATTTTGGCTCTCAGCTCTACGAGCAGATCTTGGCTGAGAACGAGAAGCTGAAGGCGCAGTTACGCGACACGGACCTGGAGCTGGCCGACTTGAAGCTGCAACTGGAGAAGGCCACGCAG AGGCAGGAACGCTACGCCGACAGGTCGCAGCTTGAGATGGAGAAAAGG GAAAGACGAGCTCTCGAAAGGAAAATTTCTGAGATGGAGGAGGAACTCAAG AACCTCCCGCAGGTAAAGCAGGTTCAGGCTCTGCGTCAGGTTAAGGAGCGGCTGCAGGCCGAGAACCGGGCGCTGGCCCGCGTGGTGGCGAAGCTCTCGCGGGCCGCCCGCAGCCAGCCGCCCCCCGTCGACCTCTAA